The Argopecten irradians isolate NY chromosome 16, Ai_NY, whole genome shotgun sequence genome window below encodes:
- the LOC138310696 gene encoding complement C1q tumor necrosis factor-related protein 3-like, whose product MLLFLLICLFVIGDGPHVNTQHVTDTRSTTTESTDQIGSIMKENAVLLKRINDLEKENRLINNTCTRNQVGFHAMLWATPFVSIEGYQTLIFDNVKTNVGNAYNKQNGVFTAPVPGLYSFSTTVHFNQQIREVYFVMLKNADRVCNVYKGDEDTVATCAAVLSLEEGDHVYIQNTNVGVGQVMGHDYSSFSGFLI is encoded by the exons atgttattgtttttactgatatgtttatttgtaattgGTGACGGTCCACATGTCAATACACAGCATGTCACAGACACCAGAAGTACAACTACTGAGTCCACGGACCAGATTG GCTCCATCATGAAGGAAAATGCTGTTCTTTTGAAACggataaatgaccttgaaaaGGAAAATAGGCTcataaataatacatgtacac GAAACCAGGTCGGATTTCATGCCATGCTTTGGGCAACTCCATTTGTCAGCATTGAGGGTTATCAAAcattgatatttgataatgtCAAGACCAATGTCGGAAATGCCTACAACAAACAAAATGGTGTATTCACCGCACCAGTTCCTGGTCTTTATTCATTCTCTACAACTGTTCATTTTAATCAACAAATACGTGAAGTATATTTCGTAATGTTAAAAAATGCAGACCGTGTTTGTAATGTGTACAAAGGAGATGAGGACACCGTGGCAACCTGTGCGGCTGTATTAAGTTTGGAGGAAGGCGACCATGTTTACATTCAGAACACCAATGTAGGAGTTGGTCAAGTTATGGGACATGACTACAGCTCATTTTCTGGATTCCTCATCTAA